From Virgibacillus ihumii, the proteins below share one genomic window:
- a CDS encoding DUF3427 domain-containing protein, giving the protein MRLHDALEDDIVVPFHYFGITDIDEIDLSDVPVHDLDEITKRLKVNERVDFIIENMRFYGHDGKKRKCLGFCASREHARYMTEEFNKRGIPSSYLSGEDDVPVRQARIAELEDDCNELQVIFTVDIFNEGVDIPSVNTVLMLRPTNSPIVFIQQLGRGLRKYQDKSFLTVLDFIGNHTKTFLIAIALNGSRYYDKESLKMAISTGFAHLPGATHIQMDKISQERILAQIDQEKFTSMKYLKEEYFEFKKMNNGRVPDLLMDFYKYDGAPDPVRFIDKEKSYLNFVAKVEKDQQLQQLLANETFEKALKWLSSMLPLKRIYDFVILNHLFEQPVVTIDEAEQEILKWVKNVDKDSVYHAMEFLNQNFFDDTQKKRTPKLANLNDERLVRSDSFDQLLKNPTYKKYLHDVIEYGLFRYDLEFGEEYFGVPHFKLYEQYQMMDAALMSNYRKSHSAFRGFRVTCKR; this is encoded by the coding sequence AAACGGCTTAAGGTTAATGAACGAGTGGACTTTATTATTGAGAACATGCGGTTTTATGGGCATGATGGGAAGAAACGTAAGTGTTTAGGATTTTGTGCAAGTAGAGAACATGCGCGCTATATGACAGAGGAGTTTAATAAGCGTGGCATTCCAAGTTCTTATCTATCAGGTGAGGATGATGTGCCAGTTAGACAAGCTCGAATAGCTGAACTTGAAGATGATTGTAATGAATTACAAGTTATTTTTACGGTTGATATTTTTAACGAGGGTGTCGATATACCATCAGTCAATACAGTCTTAATGCTTCGACCTACTAATTCGCCAATTGTTTTTATTCAACAGTTGGGACGTGGGTTAAGAAAATATCAAGATAAATCCTTTTTAACAGTACTCGATTTTATCGGGAATCATACTAAGACATTCTTAATAGCAATTGCTCTTAATGGTAGTCGTTATTATGATAAGGAAAGTCTAAAAATGGCTATATCTACAGGTTTTGCTCATTTACCAGGTGCAACGCATATCCAAATGGATAAAATATCTCAAGAACGTATTTTGGCACAAATTGATCAGGAGAAGTTCACCTCCATGAAGTATTTAAAAGAGGAGTATTTTGAGTTTAAAAAAATGAATAACGGTAGGGTTCCTGACTTATTGATGGATTTCTATAAGTATGATGGAGCACCTGACCCAGTGCGATTCATTGATAAAGAAAAATCCTACTTAAACTTTGTCGCAAAAGTGGAGAAAGATCAGCAGCTACAACAATTACTGGCAAACGAAACATTTGAAAAAGCATTGAAATGGTTGTCCAGCATGCTTCCACTAAAGCGAATCTATGATTTTGTTATATTGAACCACTTGTTTGAACAGCCAGTTGTCACAATTGACGAGGCTGAACAAGAGATACTGAAATGGGTAAAAAACGTGGATAAAGATAGTGTTTATCACGCCATGGAATTCCTGAATCAGAACTTTTTTGATGACACACAGAAAAAGAGAACACCTAAGCTCGCAAATTTAAACGATGAGCGTCTTGTCAGATCCGATTCGTTTGACCAGCTTTTGAAAAACCCAACTTATAAGAAATATTTACACGATGTTATTGAGTATGGTTTGTTTCGCTATGACCTGGAGTTTGGTGAAGAATATTTTGGTGTACCACACTTTAAATTATATGAACAATATCAGATGATGGATGCAGCATTGATGTCAAATTACCGAAAGAGTCATAGTGCATTCCGGGGGTTCAGGGTTACTTGCAAACGGTGA
- a CDS encoding DUF3427 domain-containing protein, with amino-acid sequence MHSGGSGLLANGDDYFLYIDLHKEADIKESINYNDKIVDRNHFQWETPKVKLKLLQNVHQEFYSIEW; translated from the coding sequence GTGCATTCCGGGGGTTCAGGGTTACTTGCAAACGGTGATGATTATTTTCTCTATATTGATCTTCATAAAGAAGCAGACATAAAGGAAAGCATTAATTATAATGATAAGATTGTTGACCGAAACCATTTCCAGTGGGAAACCCCGAAGGTGAAGCTCAAGTTATTGCAGAACGTACACCAAGAATTCTATTCGATAGAATGGTAG